The DNA region TTTGAGGGCTCCCTGTGAGGGGCCGGTGTGAGCGATCTGTGTGAGGGTCCCTGTGAGGGCCTCGCTGTGAGGGCCCGCCGAGAGGGGTCCGTGTGAGGGGTCGTTGTCAGGGATCGCTGCCAGGGTCCGTGTGAGGGGTCGTTGTCAGGGATCGCCGCCATGAACCGATATCAGGCGCCGGCGTGAGGGGTCTCTGTGAGGGGCCGCCCCACCGGCCCTAATCGTGTCCCTCGCCTCTCGCCGTCCGCcctcccgccgccgctccccccCTCGCCCCCGGCCGCGGCCCCGGGCCCCTCTTCCGGCTTCCGGTGCCGGCGCTATAAGAGCCGCTTCCGCCTCGGAACCGTGCTGCCGGTGCCGCCATGAACGCCCGCGGTGAGGGGGGGCCGGGGGTCCGTCTGTGAGGGGCGGGTGCGGGCGGAGGGGGCACAGCGGCACCTCAGCGATAGCGGGCGGTTACCGGGGAGGGGGGGATTTTGTCCATGGCGGGGATGGGGGTGGGGGGACTCATCGGTACAAGTACGGTACAGCGAGTCAGGGAACGGAAATTCCTGGGGTAGCGAGGAGATTACCGGCCATTACCGGGGGGTGGGAGACTCATGGATACCTCAGCAATAAGTCGGGCGGGGGAAGGGGGGGAATTACCGGGGGCAGTGAGGCATTCCGGGACCTTAccggggctgtgggcagggataACGTGCCCATTGTTACGGGACCGGAGGCTCTCCGTTATCAGCggtgggggtgtgtgtgtgttaccGGGTGCGGTGCCGGTGCCCCGGCGCTGACCCTGCCCCGCTGTCCCGCAGGGCTGAGCACGGAGAAGGCCGTGGCCTTCACTCGGCGGCTGCGGGCCGAGCCGCAGTTCCTGCTGGCCCAGAACGTGGCCACATGCAACGACCCGCTGGAGGTGTGCCTGCAGCGGCAGGTGGTGCAGGACACGGTGCAGGTGTTCCAGCACGCCGTGCCTAACGAGGGCAAGCCCGTCACCAACCAGAAGAACTCCGGTGAGGGCGCTCGGGGCCGGGGGCGGTGTTTGGGGGATGACTCCTAATGCTGATTGTGCTCCAGAGCCCTTTGTCCGGGCTTCGGGGAAAAGTCGAATTCCTGCAGCATCCCCTTGAGTTAATAACACACGTTAGACTCTCCTTGAGTTAATAACACACGTTGGACCCGCAGCGTTTGcctcctttccctcctgcaTGGTGTAACTGGGAGATGTGCTTGCAATGAAAGATTTCAGAACACCCTCAGAGCTCTTTGGTGTTGCCAAAGGCTCGAGGCAGAACTGTGTCATGAATCTCGTGGCAAAAGGAATTGTTGTGCAGCTCCTGAGCACAGGTGTTCCAGTTTAATTCCTGTTCCTTTGATCTCTCAGGGAGATGCTGGATCTTTTCCTGCCTCAACGCAATGCGTCTTCCTTTCATGAAGAAGTACAACATTGAAGAGTTTGAGTTCAGCCAGTCCTATCTCTTTTTCTGGGATAAGGTACAGTCGTGTAGGTCGTTGTAGGATTGCTTATGCAATCAGGTGTTAGTGTTGGGACAGAGCTTCTTTTAGGCTGCATTGTTTTAGCATGTATGAGAAGAAACTTCAAAAGTTCcttcaaaatgtgttttaaatggTGGTCGAGCACAGTGGAACTTTCAGCTTGAGAAGAAAGTTGTCAAGATGTTGATGTTTCGGAGTAGCAGAAGTCTTTTTTGTCAAGAGTTCTGTATATTTTAGCAGTTACTTGTTGGTAGTTCAGGGGAAACATGACTGTAGCTCTGAGGTTTCAGTTGTGCTCGTGAGCTGTGTGCCTGCTCCTCCCCCTAGGAAAATTAAGCAAATCTAGTGCTAGTTTGGGTCAGGCTTCATTGCATAACTTCTGCTCCCCATTTCCTGTTCCCCTGTCCTCAAGCTCTGTGTGAACTCACTCCTAAATATTTGCTCTAACAAAGAACTTTATAGGGTAGCCCCTGGAATGATGGAGAGGAAAATGAGGATTTCATTGGATGAGCAGAAAGTTGCTTCATGTATTCTGTGCTTGCAAAGAACTGAATACTCAGCAAATAATTAGTGCATAATATATCAGACTTTAAAGGCTTGGGGTTGTTTATCTGTGTGTTTCAGGTGGAGCGTTGTTACTACTTTTTAAATGCCTTTGTGGAAACAGCTCAGAAGAAGGAGCCAGTGGAAGGGAGACTGGTGCAGTTCCTGCTCTCCAACCCCACCAATGATGGTGGACAGTGGGATATGCTGGTCAACATTATTGGTGAGAGAACTGCTCACAGGGAGCCCTTCCTGAAACTGCAGCCTGCTTTGAGAAATGGGGGATGGAATAGAGTAAAAGATTGACCTTGAGACCTGGGAATTGGCTAAGGAACATGATGCCATTAAccactgtattttttttaatcaaagacTTTTTTTGGGGCCAGATTATAAGTATTGGGCTTAAATCTTGTCTGGCTTCACTTTTGCATAGTCCTGTTGATGATAAAAGCTCAGATGATCAACAAATAATTAGATAGCCTTGACTTTCAGTTTAATAAAAGGGTTCAACacccttttcctgcagccatCCACTCAACCTCATTTATTTATAGCCATGCACAGTCTTTAGAGCACATGGTAAGGGAAAAGCCCCTGCTGGACCCAGGTGTGTTTACAAAACAAAACTGCTTGGATTTGCAGCCTGAAGTTGGTGTCAAGATCAGTGAGAAGGAATTGATGTGGAATGTGGCACTGCTGGTCCTACAGAGCTCAGGAGGAACCCACGCTGCTGGAGATACTTAATTACAGCAGCACTTGCTCTCATTTGTGTTGTGAAACAATGTGACACCTTTGTAAATCAACAAGGCAATAATACAAATTTAGAATCACAAAAGGAATTTGTTTCTTTGAAGCCTGGAggttccttttttcctcttcccattGCTATAAATACTTAATCAGGGCAGAGattttggctgctgctgttaCATCCAGAGCCTTGCATGGTGAGATCTGTGAGTGGTGCTCTAATGTAGGAAGccatgagctgctgctggtgttttATAAATGTTGAGCAGGAAAAGAGACTGGGAAGTCAGTTTTAACCTTAGATAATTTACATGGAGTGATTCACAGGAGGCCCAGTTCTTTAGAAGGTATTTCAAGAGATTAATTTTAAAGCAATcaaggttttttgttgtttttttttttttttttttttcctggtgaacAGGACTTCTTAAAGCACTAATTAATTCAGAACTTTTAACTGTTGAGTTAAATAATACTGAGTAGTTCAGGGATTCCACTTACTGGGATCCCTGTGGAATGCAGCTCAGAGGTCACGATTCAgtcacaaattaaaaaataaactttggGTACTTGTAACCTTTAATCAAGAGCCTTTCTGTTATAATCTCTGCACAAACCCAGACTCTCTTTATCATTCATATAGGTATGAGCAGTAGGAGCATCTACTGTGTGAAAAAGCCAATTGTTAACCtgtagttttatttcttttagagAAGTATGGTGTTGTCCCCAAGAAATACTTCCCAGAGTCTCACACCACAGAGGCTACCAGAAGGATGAATGAAATCTTGAATCATAAGGTAAAATTAATTTAGATGATAAAATTTaggggaggggatgggaatGAACCTGCTCCAAATGTTCCTAACCACTTTATCCTTACTGGCCAAAGTGTTAAGTGCATTCAGCAACTTAAATTTATTTACAAGCAGCCTAAAGTCTCAGCAAAGTCTGATGTTAATCTTGAAACATGAAGCAGGAAGGTGAGATCATGGAAGAAGTCCATTGTCAGGCTTCAGTACCTTGAAAGTACCTTTTGTGGTTTTAGTAGCAGTTATTCCTAATCCTCAGATTTCCAAAGATTTCCTGACATGTGGCTGCTAAAATCTTTCTGCAAAGCCAGCACATGGTGTCTAAGTGTCTCTTTCCCACCCTTTCAGTATCtcagctccctgtgtgccagggtttCTAGAGATGACTGCCAAATGTGGTGAAAAagatggaggggaaaaaaaatgtattttaaaaacactGCATGTTCAAAATCAGATTTCAGTATAGAAGTGCACAGCTTTGTCTGAAGGAAGGTGTTAACTCCCTCCCTGAACTGCAGAAATGAATTAGCCTGGGAAGAGGCTGGTGTAGGTAGCTAGATGAAAAAGgcaattaaaacattttttccagTTCATATGCTGCATGCTCAGGGAAAACTGCCTGCTGAAATCCacataaaaaatgcaaaatacgtGGTGGAATGAGCTTGGACATTTTAAATgttgtcagtgttgttctaatCCTGAGCATGgcaaagcagctgctcctgagggAGCCCCATCACGGTTCCTGGCCTTATGGATGGTGACACTAATGGGAAGCTTGTGCTGCTCTGACTGCAGCTGTGCATGCAGTGGGGAAATGCCCCTTTCTTTTCATCAGCCAGGAGATCAATTATGCATTAGAATTGCAAAATAAATGTGACAGGATGAGGAAAGTGTGTTCTGTGAGTCACAGACGTGCTGGTGTGTGTGGATGTTGTGGCATCACTTGTGGGACTGAGGGAAATGAAGCTTTGAGAGCTTAATGGCTGCAAGCCTCACATCAGTGGTTGGAAATGGTGATTGAATTGTGACTATTTGTTAATTTTTTAGTTGTATTTTACTTCAACAGCATTCAATTATCTTGTTATTTTGTAATGAATTGGTCTCTAATGATGCTTCTGAAAGGTCTTTTCATTCTGAAAACATGTTGTGAAGAGTAAAATAGGTGCTGGAAACAAGCAGATAGGAAGTCCTGAAAGTGGTCAGGTGACACCTTTCACACCCTTTGTAACAAAGTTACTTTCTCTTTAAACAGATGAGAGAATACTGTTTGAGGCTAAGAAATATGGTGGAAAGTGGAGGAAGCAAAGGAGAACTTTGTGCTGCCATGGACATGATGATAGAAGAGGTAAATAAAGTGGTGTGACATGAATCTTGGAACACAGGGCTGGAATGGATGAGATTCCTTACTTTCATTGTGTAGCCAAAGCAAGTGCCTCTTTTTGCTTAACAAAGTGTTTTTGGAGCTGTTCAAGTGAATTTGTTTTGCAGTGGCTTATTGCTTACTTCATCCTGAGTTTTCCAATTCTTCCAGACAAAGATTTTCAATCCATAGGTTTCAGAATGATGATATTTTACAGCCATTTGCCCCTTGCTGtaggaaaagcagcattttgtcTCTTGAGAGATAAAAAGGTTGCCCTGTCTGGCTCTTAGAAATAACAGGAAAGGTTGAAATTTGCATTCTGATGGCTTTGAATGCAAATCTTGTAGCACAAGTGTTGTGCAAGGATTCCCCACAAGAGAGCAGAAAAGAACCACAAAAGGGAggtgcctgcccagggctgagcccagctgagGGCTGGTCCTGGGGGGCAGCAGAGCAATGAATTGCAGTGTGGCTTTGGCTGTGAGCTCACTCCATCCCTGTCAGTGTCTGCAGTGCCTCAACCTCCCCCTGCTCACACAAACCCACTTCATTTTTCTCATCCTGTGCTGCTCATACTTGATTCTTAAGCTGCCAAAAATAACTTAAACTTGGGGCTGTTTTAGTGTGACTGAGTccacacatttaaaaaaaagtatgtaTTTAATTTGTTTCTCAAACATACACTGCCAAGTGACCCAGTGGTTAATGTATGTCTTTAGATGAGTCAAGAAATCAAATGTTTTTGTGTTGAGTGTTAGCTTTTTCTGCAATCCACTGAAGATCACTGTTCAGCAGAACCTACCTTGGGCTTTGTCTGTAGAGTTTTAGCTCCATAGTAATGTGTTGGTTTAGGTTTTAAAAATTCATCTTTGCACCTCATGTAAAATTATGTAGCTTCTTTTTATCTAATTTTAAGGTTAGGgtaaaagaagaaaactgaTTTGTGTTCCTTGGGTTTCATCAAAACAGTTATGAATTTCATGCCTTAAGAATGCTGTGCTTTGAGCCTACCCCAGCATGTTGCCAATCTGCACTTGGTTCAAAGGTGAATTAACATAATTTACATGCAGTGTGTGTCCAAAAGCCCTTGGGGATTCTGCAGCAAACATCAAAAGCTTCCTAGAGATGGTCATTCTTAGGGCATGGACACAGAGTTCACTGCTAAATATTTCCTCATTTATTTAGAGCTTCTTGCCCTCTGACAagaggtgctggagctgccatGAAAGGTTCTTCACTGATTGCGGTTTGTCTGTTCTGTAAATGGTTGTGCTTCATTCCCTGAGGTCAGCACAGCCTTTTCTCCTGCAGTAGTAGGGGTGGTTTGCATGTGTTTGGATGTGTATGAGTGGTGTTGCCTCTGTATTTGTGTGGCAAAGCAAAGCTTGGTTTTGTTCTGGGAGGTTCTATTTGCATAGCAAACCTTGGTTtgctcctgctgggagcagcactcGAGCTGAAATGGGGCAATTGTTGTGAGCATGGGATTAAATATTCACTCCAGAACTGTATAAACATTCTTATCAAACCAGTGCACAGCGGGTCAGAAGCTGAAATCAGTGCAGTTCATGCAAcagaatttttcttcctttgctgtTCTCTTTGTAGACTCTTCCTTATCAGGAGtgtcctccttttcccctcctcatttgttttggggtttagCACAAGCCACTCTATCTTTGCCTTATCTTGCTTCTAGTTGTCACTAGGGCAATGCAAGTCACCTTTTAGTTTAAATatgcttattttatttattggcAGAGGAAGCTTGTGAGAGATGAAGAGAGGGCCTATGTTGGGTGTGGTGGCAAAACAATTGAGGGAGGCCATTCCAGGATCCAGTGCCTCTGTTCACTGGAGACTTCTGTCTCCAtcattttccttcctctggCTTGGTTGCTGCTCTCCTTTCAGGCATTTTCTTGCTTATTTTGTGTTCACGGCCTCATCTCTCAGTGCTTGCAGTTATCTGAGGTAATGTGGGTGTAGCCACAGCAAATGGTGCCTTTTGTGCAGTCTGtgcaaaattaaatatttatagtaGTTCAGGGGTTTATATTTGCTCTTTACCATATTTATTGAGAAATGTATGAGTTCCTGCAGTAGAAGCCTTATGCCCACACCCTGGTTTCAACCTGTAATTAATCTTTTCACTTGTTTTCTTAATTTGCTCGGAGCAAGAACACCTTTATTTAGCAGGAGCATTGCACTCCTTTTGCTGCCAGCACAAAGAGCACATTAACATACAGCCAGTTCCTAAGCTGAACTTATTTCAGCTCCAGAAAGAGTTAAATCAGCTTTGGGAAGGTATTGTGTCTGTTCTGCTGTGGAGGTGTGAAGattgccaggctgggcaggctggCACAGACCACAGGAGCTGGATCCCAGTGCAGAAGGTGCAGCTGAGATTTGACTCCCTCTCCTCTTATTTTAAATAACCTGAAGGTTCCTTGCAAGGAAGAGGCTTGTGCTCAGACACAGACAGAGCTGAAGATCAGCATCAGCTGAAACAAAACAGATTCAAACCTGTTTAACTGTGATTgaattccctgtccccagagtaCCTGTGGCAGGTCCTGCCCTGTATCTTTAAAGACACTCATGTGGTTACACTGCCAGTGTTGGCACATTTTCTGACAAGCCCTGTGAGAAAGTACAGTAGTGGTTCAGAAGTGCTGCTTTATATTCTGATGTTCAGGGAGGCTGATGACTTGAAATCTGGTCAACTTTTTGTGTTAAAAATCCAAAGATAGCTGCCAGCTGCAAAGGATGTcacaggcagcaggcagggagatgGAATTAAATTGCATAacctgccagctcagccctaAACAGATGCTAAATGTATTAAAAGAGATGAGATTATTCTGGGGTTTTGAAAATAAGCAAAGGCCCATCTTTGAAATCCAAATGAAcattacaataaaaaataaattagtaaaGGGAAACACTGGGATAAAATGCCCACGTTAAAAGGTCTGGTTTGTCTCTGCATGGGGCAAACCAGCTGGTGGAGCAGGTGATGCTGAATGATCAAGCCTTTAGAGAATCAATTTGATTAAGTTTCTCTGGCAGTGTTGGAGGAGCTTCAGAATTACTGATGAAATGTTGTAACAAGGCTGGGAAGTGTCATGTTTTTGCTTTGGGCTGCTGCATTCCTAGGATAACCTGGAATCAGTCAGCTTCGGTTTTACCTGAAATATGGAGTGTGAGGGTGGAGAAAGAAGCTCTGTTGAttttcctgaggcctttcagatTGGTTTTGAACTGCTGAACCACCAAGATTTCAGGAGCTGAATGCAGATattgatgtgtgtgtgtgttcaaaGGTGACTGTTAAGATCTCACTGGTTCTCACATGGAGAAATCCCCGCTGCAGAGGCATTGCTGTGGTAGGAGGGGCACAGCTGCATGTCCCAGCAGGCTCACAGCTGTTTGCTTCTCTGGGCAGGTATTCAGAATAGTGAGCACTTGCCTGGGCAGCCCTCCGGAGACTTTCTGCTGGGAGTTCCGCGACAAGGAGAAGAATTACCACAAGTACGGCCCCATGACCCCGGTGCAGTTCTACAACGAGCATGTGAAGCCTTACTTCAACATGGAGGACAAGGTTGGGCATGCTGAAAGCTTTCCAaggctttttgttttgctgctaaGCCATTTGTTTTCCACTGTTGCCAGTGTCTGCAgcacctgggatgggcacagcttGCCCAAGTCAGTGTGTTTATTCTCCCTGTTGTGCTGTTTGTGCTCTACCCCTCAATTATCTGGGATCTTGTGTTGCAGTCCACAAGGGTTTTGTAATGATAAAATATGCAGTGATCTAATCAGTTGTAATAGGTCATAAGGCAGGCATTAGAGAAGGAATAACAcagagagctgctctgccaCAGTTATGAGGTGAACTtgtgaaacaaagcaaaaaaaaagccaacaagcACAGCCTTAAGAAACCTCTTATTTCAGCCAAGTGGCTTGTTTGCTAATGGGGCAGACAGCTGGCTGGGACAAAAGCCATTCCCTGAAGTCCTTCTAGGTTCAATCTTCAAGGATTTCAGTTATGCTCCACCTTATTTTATGGCATCTTGTTTTTTTTGGCAGATTTGTCTAGTGAATGATCCTCGACCCCAGAACCCCTACAACAGGCTCTACACAGTGGAGTACCTGGGCAACATGGCTGGAGGGAGGAAAACTCTCTACAACAACCAGCCTGTGGAGGTCCTGAAGAAATTGGCTGCAGCTTCTATTAAGGATGGCGAGGTGGGTTTGGTTTCTCTTTGTGGGTGGCACAGTGCAGCCCATGGCATGTAAAGCTCCTGGGATTTGGCCCAGACATGACCCTTCCTTCTCTTTGCAGGCTGTGTGGTTTGGCTGTGATGTGGCAAAGCACTTCTATGGCAAGCTGGGAATCAATGACCTGAATATGTGAGTAGAGAATCAAACCAGGCTGTCATTTGGGATCCTCAGTGAGGATGTGAACAGTGCTTTAGTTTTCTACTTTGGATTATAAACCCCAAAAGAGTATGTTTAAGTAattcagcagcagaagaattttttttacttgTTAGTTTAATCTGAATCCTATTAAGATGCACTATGAGTAGCTGTAAATATTCTTACTTATTTAAATGTCTAATATATGGTGAGAGAAGCTCCTAAAGGGATCGGGTTTTTCATTTATTCTGACGTTAAAATTGGTTGAACTCGTAtgttcctggcacagggcagtcTCCTTATCCCCTGACTTTGTCAGAACTCCCCCTGCATCCTTTCTCATCTCTCTCACCAGGGGACACCTTGCTCTCTGGAAAGTCTTCCTCCCTGACTGTGCTTTGTTTTGCTCTGGGAGTTCCCTGGAAAAGTGCCTTGACAGAAAATCCCATCAGAGTTAGGAAGCTTGCCTCTATTGCAGACTCCTTATTTGTCTGCTTATTTCAGACTGGCTTATTTGTCTTCCTGCTAGATTTAATCATGAGCTGGTGTTTGGTGTCTCCATCAAGAACATGAACAAAGCAGAACGACTGATCTTTGGGGAGTCCCTGATGACCCATGCCATGGTCCTGACAGCTGTCACTGAGAAGGTAGAGTCTCCCTGCTGGAGTTCTGGTGCTGGCAGGGATGTGTTGGAATATCCTGGGAGCTTCTTTGTGTCCTGGGCTCACTCAGAGTGTGCCACAACCCCCTGGTGCACAAGGCTGGTTGTTTATTCCCTTTGTGTTGTTTGTGTCTGACTGTTCAGAACTATAAATATTTAACAAGGAGGGAAGAATTTTAGACATCTcaaagaacttttttttccttttacccACAAACTTGGATTGGACAGCCACTGCATGGTTAGTCCAGTCTGGTTTAGAGCCTGAAGCTCCTGTTCAAATGCTGGCAGGAGGCATTTGCAGCAGGGTTAatcccctgcagctccctggcatgTGATCTCTGACCTCTAATTAGGGAGGGGAAATGGTGTCCAGCATAGCTCTGTGGCAAACAGCAGGCTGAGATGAATCCACAGCTAGATCTGCTCCTGGCACCATAACAAAGCACATAATGAAGTAAAAAGAAGCATTCAAAAACTTACAACTTGGGGTTATCTGCAGGGTTGATGTTTCCATTTATTTCCAGAAGCTGTCATTATTAAAGTTTCTTTGAAGTGATCTCTTCCTGTCCAGCTTGACCTTGGCTTGAGAAATAGCAGCTTGCACAGCACTGAGCGAGTTTGCCTGAGCTGTGGAGTTTTGAGACTTGAGGTGGAACTGCTGAGTCATAAGAATGTTCCAAGTTACTTTTTACAGCtcaattttttcctgttttctgcaTTCTGAGCTCTTAATGTTTCCACCATGTATCAGATTGCACAAACACCTCTGTAAATATCTAactgaaaaacaaggaaaatattCTAGGTGATGCTTAAAAACCTTAACCTGAAGGTGCTTTGAGAATCTGAGTTGTAAAACGTAATATTTTGGATTTACTTACTTTTTTATTAAAAGGCTttgaagatttaaaaaaaatacatttttacatCATCAAAAATTGATGTGGATTAAATACACCTTTTTGTTAAAAAGTTACTGTACATGAATGTGCTCTTCCCAATTTCTGAGAGCATCCAGAGTTGACATCCTTGGTCTGGGAGCTCTCAAGTGTCCCACCTTAAGGAGTGTTCTCTTTTCAAGGGAGAATAGAAGCAGTACAACAATAATCCATTCAATATTAAAAATGGATTTATGGGGTGATTTTCAGGCTAGTTTTTtgtattaaaatgttttaattgcACAGCACCAGACTTGGAGCTGTGTCCTTCAGCTGGATTCTTCAAGGGTTTGCACTTGCTCTTACCAATGCTGTTCTGAATTCTGACAGTTCCTTGTTCCTTCCCTCTGATTCCCAGTTCAGGCAAGTTGTGCatcctgtgtttaatttccCTCACTCCCtgatgggggacagggacagcagctgaaAATCTGTGAGTCAGTTAAGTCCAAACTAGAATTTAGTTAAATTTCTGCTGCCTGATGAAATAAATATTGATTGCAGACTCTCTTCTTCACCACATTTTATCTAAGTAGGTAGATGAGTATTTTATAAAATGGCATTAGCAAGAATTGGGACTCTGGGAGtggagctctgtgtgttccTGGTGCTGGGTTTGGAAGGGGTTGCCTGCTCAGGTGTGGCCTCTCCTTCACCACTGACTGTCATGGCCTTGTTTTGGTACAGGATGGGCAAGAAGATGCATTTGAAAAATGGAGAGTGGAAAACTCCTGGGGTGAAGACCGTGGCAATAAAGGTAAATTATAGTCATGAGAGCAGAAAGCTGAATGTTTGGAAATAAGGATGTGGCAAGGACAGTGAGGCAGCTTTTCCTACGTGGAGTGGAGGGGAACTCCATGGTTTTTATTATCTCCTGAGTGAGAAGGCCAGATGTGGGCtcagccatggcacagcctCAGTGGTGAGTGTGCCAggccagactctgtgtccccaggAATAAGTCACTGCTGGCCACGTTTTTCTGCTGCACATTAATCCCAAATGTTGTGCTTGTAAGATTTGGTGTGGCAGAACTTTCCCAGGATGTCTTGGCTTTCTTCTGGGAATAGACTATTTTTGGAGAACTCTGTTTTAGGATGTGGTTTTATTTATAAGCTTTTCAATAACATGAACAACTCAGAGGAAAACATAGAATATTCTAGGAAGTGTCTTAATTTATGTTGTGCCCTCTTGGTCTTGCAGTAGTTTCTGTTCTGAGTTAACTGTATCCATTCACAGCAAAGTATTCCAATAAAATCTTCAGACTTCACAAAACAATGAAACTGTTGACATTCAGCCTTCAAGGCTCAGCAATATGACAGCAGTGAAATGTTCTTTGGAATGTTGGAT from Zonotrichia albicollis isolate bZonAlb1 chromosome 22, bZonAlb1.hap1, whole genome shotgun sequence includes:
- the BLMH gene encoding bleomycin hydrolase, which codes for MNARGLSTEKAVAFTRRLRAEPQFLLAQNVATCNDPLEVCLQRQVVQDTVQVFQHAVPNEGKPVTNQKNSGRCWIFSCLNAMRLPFMKKYNIEEFEFSQSYLFFWDKVERCYYFLNAFVETAQKKEPVEGRLVQFLLSNPTNDGGQWDMLVNIIEKYGVVPKKYFPESHTTEATRRMNEILNHKMREYCLRLRNMVESGGSKGELCAAMDMMIEEVFRIVSTCLGSPPETFCWEFRDKEKNYHKYGPMTPVQFYNEHVKPYFNMEDKICLVNDPRPQNPYNRLYTVEYLGNMAGGRKTLYNNQPVEVLKKLAAASIKDGEAVWFGCDVAKHFYGKLGINDLNIFNHELVFGVSIKNMNKAERLIFGESLMTHAMVLTAVTEKDGQEDAFEKWRVENSWGEDRGNKGYLIMTDDWFSEYVYEVVVDKKHVPEEILAVMQQEPIVLPAWDPMGALAK